The following nucleotide sequence is from Chromatiales bacterium.
GCCTTACACGGGTGTGCAACCATAACCCCCTGTGTGCTTTGTTGTGCTTTGTTGTGCTTTATTTAGATGAATGATTAACTCCGAGATGTTGTTTGTATTGGATTTAGTCAGATATACGATTTATGCAGTGGTATTCGTATGTTGGCAGATCTTAATGCGTAAGCTAATCATTGGCTTCAAGCTGAAACAGCTTGCCCCACTAGGCATAGCGACACATTCAGGTTTGTTGGTTTTGCTGTGCTTTTACGAAGCGTTGATTTGGGGTCTGCGGGTTTGATTAGCGATGACTGTCGAGTTGTCAGTATTCTCAGAATGGGAGAAGGTGCTTACATTATACGGCTGGTTGCTAAATAATTTCTACACCGATATTTTATTCTCGTCAGGTATCGTGCTGGTGGTTATGATTGCCACATTCGTCTCAGTATGGTCAGCGGCAGCTGATAGTGGGCAAGTCTCGCAAGCCATGCAAAGAAAGTTGGAGATGCGCACATTGATAATCGTAGCAGTGGTAGTATTTGCTTTTTTCCCTATCTTTAGAGTAGATAACATAAAAGTCTTGGCGCTCTCGGGTAGCTGTCAAGAATACGGCAAGCAAATTGCATTTGAACCCGTTGCCGTCGATGAAGACCTCAAGCAAAAGTTGATAGCCGATACCGCTGATGTAAAAATCCCTTTGCTATGGGCATTGCTGCATAAGATAGGTGCGGGAATTTATTATCGGGTATTTGACGGATTAGATTGCTACACCGACTGGCAAGCAGTGGAAACCATTATCAGAACAAGCAAGATACAAGACCCGGCGTTGGCCGATGAATATCGTCTCTTTGCAACAAAGTGTTATGGGCTTGCGCGCCATCAATACCAAAAGACCGGACATCGCGGTAGCGGCACACCACCATCTGCCGATGACCTCGCCTACTTAGGAAGTTCTTATTATTTGAACACGCCGGGTTATTACGATGCTTTCTTGTTGCCGACTCAATTGCATCGCTGGCAGCCTAAGGCGGTCAGAAGTTGCAAAGCGTGGTGGCAAGGTAATGCAGCCAATAAAGGGCTGAGAGAGATTTTGCTTGAACAAGCAACACAGCAGCTGCCACCTTTGGAACTTGCGCAGATCTCAGGTTCGGCTAGCCGCAACCTGGAAGACCGTATTATCAAAGCCATGCTTAAATCAAATCCGATAGAACTAACTGCATCTGCCGCGACCCATGCGACACAGCCCAGCCGTATGGGTCTCAATCTAACGGCACCAGACTATGTGTCGGGTGCGGGGCTGTCTGGTCTCTCTGAGCAAGTGTCTGCTACTTTTAATCGCGCCTATTTTCTAAAAAGGATAGTCTCGTACGCACAACCGATAGTGCTATTGGCACTCTATTTTTTCATCCCGCTATTTTTATTGGCAAGCAGTCTGAAAATAATCGGTGTTTGCTACTATGCAGCAGTGATTGCCGGTGTGCAGGCGATGCCGATGATCTATGCAGTGGTTGCCGCACTGAGCGCTAAAGTAACCGAGAGCCTTTATCAAGGAATAGGATTATTTGCGGTCAATATGGATCGTCTAATTGTCGCTAGTGTATTTGCGTATTTGCCACTGGTGCTTGCCATCGCTTATTTTATCGCGCTGATGCTCGGCATCAAAAGAAGCACTCGCAGCAATGAATGACATTAATAAGAGATATATCGGTGCTATGGATACCATTTTGCGCACTGACTTCGTGTGCCACCGACTCAGCGAACCCATCAGGTATGGCACGCACCTTCGTATCACGATAAACATCTGCCCACCCATAATAATGTCCATAATAATGTTCATATTAATGCTGTTGCTAAACATTAATATTGCTATTGCATCGGACCCTAACAGTGCGTTGATTAAGGTGCGGATTTATAGCGTAGCACCCAATAAACTAGTCGGCGTATCGCAGTTGAAAAAAGAGCCTTTTACCGATCTACACATCATTGATCTGTCAGTTATTCCCGAAATGGAAGCAATTTTTAACGCCTATATAAATGATGAAAAGCAACAGTTGTCAGTTGCTGAAATGAAAACTGCGGTTGAGCAGCTAGCCGATGACCGCCTGCAAAAATTAGCTGCCGCACAACTGCATCTGTTTGATTTACAAACCCGCTACGATGTTATGATTGACGACCTTCCCATCGCTGTTATAGAACACCAGAAAAACTTTTATTTATACAAAGGCAACGATGTCTATGCAGGATTTTTGTTATGGCAACAATCCAAGCAATAGGTAAATACACTTTCATAGCATCTGTATTATTGCTATGCCTAGTGCCTGAGCAAAGTCACGCCGGCGGCTTCAATACCGCACAGTTGCTCTATAACTCTATGCAAATCAAATGTGTAGATTGGAAAATCGTCGGCTTATGTTTCTGGTTAAAATGTAGCCCAAAATGCAAAATTAGAACAACGCCTAAAATTTCCCACTATCTGCCTGATTTCACCGTTACCAATAGTCCCGGCCAATGCCCGTGGCAAGAAGCAAACTTGCTATCTCTGCGCTCGCCGAGTAATATCGCCCACCAACTGCTCAATAAAACAAGCGGTGGCAACCCCGGGCAAGGCGGTCGCACAGATCGTTATGCAATGAAATTTAAAGATACTATGGTAATAGGTAATCCTATCGTTGCATTAACAGATCGATTCAATGTCCGCTTTCTATGCAAAAGTCGCATAAAACCAATGCACATATATTTCAATTCCAGACAGGGGCTTAACGCGTTGACTTGGCGTGGCATAGATTTGACTGCACCACCAGGCACAGCTGCGACCGACACAGACAAGATAGAAAGTTGGCAGCTCAGTAGTCGAATGGTCGGCAGAAGCAATACCTCTCAGAACGGCATTATCCCAGACTCGTTATTACCACACAGCGGTTGGGGCAGTATCTATCCGCGGCGCGGCACCGTGTTAAATCCGAACGATGTGCACGCTGGTGCAGTCATCGCCCAACGCGCGATTGAGATTGTCGTCCGTAATCCTGCCGGCTACCGAAATGTAACCGCCGCTGATGTGCATAACGAAGAGCGACCGGAAACCTGGGGCAATACGCAGACACCTAACCGCCGAAAATGCATTGCTTCAGGAGGACGCTGGCAACAATTGATGCAAAACAGACCATCCAGCACACGAGGAAAATGCCTGCAACAACATTCGGTGCAACAACGCGATGTGGGCGATGAAAGCACCGACCGCTGGCAGATGATTTATCCCGAAACAGAAGCCGAATGTGCTTCCTTTGATCAACACGCCAACCGCGAAAACGATTGGTCGAGCGACAAAGCATCCGCTGAGGGAGCTTACGGCTATAACTTTTGGCAGAAATATAAATGCTGCATCCCGCGCAGTGGTCATTATCTATTCAGTATAGAATGGTCGTCTTAGTGTCGGCAGCATCAAGGTAGCAAGGTGTGCTTTTGTGATGGCACACACCCTGCTGCTATGCAAAACCTTAACGATGTAGGAAGGTTGCTACAGTATAATATAGCCATATGAATACCAACATCCAGATTGAAGTCAACGGTAGTGTGCGCGGTGTGCAAGAAGGTACCACCGTCGCAGTGTTAGTGCAGATGTTGGCGTTATCCGAGCGCAAAATTGCAGTAGAAATAAACCGCCAGATAGTACCGCAATCTCAGCACCAGCAAACCCAATTGCAAGACGGTGATCAGGTCGAGATTATAGAAGCTATCGGCGGTGGTTGAAACCGATATGCAATGACACAAAAAATAGACAAAGCGCTCAATATTGCTGGTCGCAACTATAGTTCACGGTTGTTGGTCGGCACCGGCAAGTACCGAGATTTCGCCGAAACCAAACAAGCGATACAGGCCTGTGGTGCGGAAATTGTAACGGTTGCGATAAGACGCACCAATATAGGTCAGCACAAAACCCAAGCCAATTTGTTGGATGTGTTGTCGCCCGAACAGTACACGATATTACCGAACACTGCCGGTTGCTACACTGCCGAGGATGCGATACGCACATGTCGCCTCGCTTGCGAGTTGTTGGACGGACACAAGCTCGTTAAACTAGAAGTATTAGGCGACGCTGAAACTTTGTTCCCGAATGTTGTCGAAACTCTGCAAGCAACCGAAGTTTTAGTCAAAGAGGGCTTTGATGTGATGGTATATACCAACGACGACCCAATCGCTGCCAAGCAGTTTGAAAATGCCGGCTGTATTG
It contains:
- the thiS gene encoding sulfur carrier protein ThiS, with the protein product MNTNIQIEVNGSVRGVQEGTTVAVLVQMLALSERKIAVEINRQIVPQSQHQQTQLQDGDQVEIIEAIGGG
- a CDS encoding TraU family protein; this encodes MATIQAIGKYTFIASVLLLCLVPEQSHAGGFNTAQLLYNSMQIKCVDWKIVGLCFWLKCSPKCKIRTTPKISHYLPDFTVTNSPGQCPWQEANLLSLRSPSNIAHQLLNKTSGGNPGQGGRTDRYAMKFKDTMVIGNPIVALTDRFNVRFLCKSRIKPMHIYFNSRQGLNALTWRGIDLTAPPGTAATDTDKIESWQLSSRMVGRSNTSQNGIIPDSLLPHSGWGSIYPRRGTVLNPNDVHAGAVIAQRAIEIVVRNPAGYRNVTAADVHNEERPETWGNTQTPNRRKCIASGGRWQQLMQNRPSSTRGKCLQQHSVQQRDVGDESTDRWQMIYPETEAECASFDQHANRENDWSSDKASAEGAYGYNFWQKYKCCIPRSGHYLFSIEWSS
- a CDS encoding thiazole synthase is translated as MTQKIDKALNIAGRNYSSRLLVGTGKYRDFAETKQAIQACGAEIVTVAIRRTNIGQHKTQANLLDVLSPEQYTILPNTAGCYTAEDAIRTCRLACELLDGHKLVKLEVLGDAETLFPNVVETLQATEVLVKEGFDVMVYTNDDPIAAKQFENAGCIAVMPLAAPIGSGLGICNPYNIMTIVDNAKVPVIVDAGVGTASDASIAMELGCDGVLMNTAIAEAHNPVLMAEAMKKAVVAGHLAWLAGRMPKRRFASASSPSEQLFF
- a CDS encoding conjugal transfer protein TraG N-terminal domain-containing protein codes for the protein MTVELSVFSEWEKVLTLYGWLLNNFYTDILFSSGIVLVVMIATFVSVWSAAADSGQVSQAMQRKLEMRTLIIVAVVVFAFFPIFRVDNIKVLALSGSCQEYGKQIAFEPVAVDEDLKQKLIADTADVKIPLLWALLHKIGAGIYYRVFDGLDCYTDWQAVETIIRTSKIQDPALADEYRLFATKCYGLARHQYQKTGHRGSGTPPSADDLAYLGSSYYLNTPGYYDAFLLPTQLHRWQPKAVRSCKAWWQGNAANKGLREILLEQATQQLPPLELAQISGSASRNLEDRIIKAMLKSNPIELTASAATHATQPSRMGLNLTAPDYVSGAGLSGLSEQVSATFNRAYFLKRIVSYAQPIVLLALYFFIPLFLLASSLKIIGVCYYAAVIAGVQAMPMIYAVVAALSAKVTESLYQGIGLFAVNMDRLIVASVFAYLPLVLAIAYFIALMLGIKRSTRSNE